From the genome of Gemmatimonadales bacterium:
TGCCGCGCGGCAGCAGGCGCTGGACGTCGGGGCGAGCCAGGATCGCATCGACGGCCGGCACTTTCTCTTCGGGGACCAGGAACTGGCCCTCCATGCCGCCGCCGAAGAGCAACTGCGTCAGCACGCCGGATGCATTTGCCCCGACCGTGTCCGCGGCGCTGTCCCGACGGGCCGACGCGGGGTCGCGCCGGTTGCGGGTCGGGTCGCTTCCGGCAGCGGCCTTCGCGGTGTCCGCGGCCTGCGGACGCACCCCGCTGAGAATGTCCTCGACGGCCGACGTGGGCCCCGCCGGCGCACGCGCGGCGCTGTCGGCCACCTGCCGCCCGATGCTGCGCTCGGTGACGCCCGCCGCAGCGAGCGCCCGGTCGATGGCCGGTATCGCCTGGCGGAAGAGGTTTTCCTTGTCCGTCATCATGAACTCGAGGAACGCCGAGCGCTGCACGATCTCCTTGGCGCGCGCGGGGTCGCTGATGCCGGGAAGCTCCACGATTATGCGGCTGGTGCCGAGCTTCTGCACCAGCGGCTCCGCCACGCCGAACTCGTCGATGCGGGTCCGGATCACTTTGAGGGCGCGGTCGATCGCGTCCGCGGGGTTCGCCACCGCGCCGCGGCTCTGGTCGAGCTCTAGCGCGAGGTGGATGCCGCCCTGGAGGTCCAGACCCCGTTTGAGGTTGATCCGACGCTCTGTGGAGTCCCGCATGACGCCGTCGGGGCCCGGGACCCGCGTGGTGACGCTGCGGGGCCAGAGGGCCCAGACGGAGAGGCCTACCAGGACCCCTATGACGACGAGACGCGCTCTTATCGAATCGAACATGGCGTAACCATAAAGGTTGACAAGGGTTACAAGGTAACCGGGCGACCAGCCATCCTCAACGCGGCGAGCGCGTCGTGGCGGTCCTGCTCCAGCTGGAGTCGGAGCGCGTCGGCCGAGGCGAACCGCACCGTTTCTCGCAGCCGGCGGTGGAACTCGACCGTGACGCTCTCCCCGTACAGGTCGCCGTCGAACGCGAACAAGTGCGCCTCCAGGGCGCGCTCTCTCTCGCCGAAGGTCGGCCGGGGACCGAGGTTCAGCATCGCCCCGTGCGAGCCTCCCCTCCACGAGACGGTGGCCGCGTACACGCCGTCCGGTGGCAACAGCTTGCGCGGATTCGGCGGCGCGAGATTCACGGTCGGGACGCCGATGCCGCGCCCGCGGCCCGCGCCAGGAACCACCGTCCCCGTCACCGAGTACGGCCGGCCGAGGGCTGCCGCGGCGTGGTCGAGGTCGCCCCCCGCGATGAAGCGGCGGATCATGGTGGAGGAGATCGGCCGGCCGTCCTGCATCACCGCCGGCACCACGTCCACGGCGAAGCCGTCCTCCCGGCCGATGGCGCGCAGCAACTCCACGTCTCCCGCGCGCCCCTGCCCGAAACCGTGATCGTACCCGATCACCAGCTCGGCCAGGTGGAACCGCTCCTCCAGGATCTCGCGCACGAAGCGTTCGGGCGGGTACGCCTGGAGCGCCGGCGTGAACGGCAGGAACGCCACCCGATCTACCGCCGACTGCGCCAGGATCATCCGCTTCTCGTCGCCCAGCGTGAGGAGCGGCGGCGCCGCCTGCGGGTTAACGATCTCGAGCGGGTGCGGCTCGAAGGTCACGAGGATGCTCTTGAGCCCCGAAGCCTGCGCGCGCCGCGCAATCTCCTCGAGCACCGCCCAGTGCCCCCGATGCACGCCGTCGAAGGTGCCTACGGTGAGAATGGTGCGCGTCAGGACGCGAGCCCCACCACGGGCGAGTAAAGGCCCTCGCGGAACTCCCCCACGCCCAGGAGCTCACCGCGCTCGAACACGGCGACGAATCCCTGGTGCGCCTCCGACGACTCGAACTTGCGGCCGTGCCTGAAGAGCCTGCCCCCCGCTTCGCCCACCTCGATCGCCGGCAGGTGCGCGACCGCCTCGCTCATCGGACGCAGCGGGAGCGTCGCGTCGCGGATCGCGTTCAGCGGCTCCGCGTCCTCGACCCGCCACGCCCCGATGGCGGTCCGGCGCAGCGCCGCGAGGTGCGCCCGAGTCCCGAGCGCGCGGCCGACGTCACGAGCGATGGCCCGGACGTAGGTGCCGGTCGAACAGTCCACGACGATCGCGGCTTCGCCCGCCGAGGGGTCGAAGGCCGAGAGTCGGAGCTCGTGGATGGTCACCTCGACGGACCTGAGCCCCGGCTCCTCGCCGCGGCGCACCATGTGGTAGGCGCGCTCCCCTTCCACCTTCTTGGCGGACACGGCGGGTGGCATCTGCGCCGGCTGCGCTCCCACGTGCGCCAGCGCGGCCTCGATCTCTCCCGGCGTCCGCCCGCGCCAGCTCTCATCCCGCAGCGTCGGCTCTCCATCGGCGTCGTCGGTCACCGTCTCGAAGCCGAACCGGATCGTGCCCGTGTAGCGCTTGGCCAGCATGCCGATGAACCGCGCCAGGCGGGTGGCGCGGCCCGCCAGCACCACCAGCAGGCCGGACGCGGCCGGGTCCAGGGTGCCGGCGTGGCCCACGCGCTTCATGCCTAGCGACCGGCGCACCGTGCGCACGACATCGTGCGAGGTCGGGCCGGCCGGCTTGTCGATCAGGAGCACTCCGTCGCTCAGGGCGCGACGTCCTCGTCCTGGCGCAGGCTGGCGAGCAGCTGGTCGATGCGCGAGGCATGCTCGATCGCGGCATCCTGCTCGAAGACCAGTTCGGGGACCACCCTCAAGTGGAGCCGGGCTCCCACCCGCCGGCGGATAGCCACGGCGGCGTGAGTGAGTCCCTCCAGCGAGTCCTGCTGCGCCTTCGCGTCGCCGTGTGCGACGAACGTGACGACGGCGCGCTTCAGGTCCGCCGTGACGCGCACGCCAGTCACCGTCACGAGGCCGATGCGAGGGTCGCGCGCCTCCTCCTGGAGGAACACGGCGACGACTTCGCGGATCGCTTCAGCCACCCGCTGCGGGCGCCGGCCGGGGGTCTTCATTGGAACGAGGTCTCGCTGGTGATGATGTGGGCCAGCGGCTCGGCCTGCACCAGCCGGTCGCACGAGCCGAGCACTTCCTCGGCGTGACGGTGGTCGTTGGAGACCACGCTCGCGGCCAGTGCCGCGCGCTGCCACAGGTCCTGATGGTCCACTTCCGCCGCGGACACGTTGAAGCGCTGGTGCAGCCGGTCCTTCAGGCTCTTGATCACCCGCCGCTTGTCCTTGAGCGACTGGCAACCGGCGAGGTGGAGATCCCACGAGATCACGCCGACGACCATGCCTACTCCGCGCGCGCCGGTCCCGCGGCCTCGAGGCTGCGCGCCACGGAATCCACGCGGAACGCCTCGATCACGTCGCCCACCTTCAGGTCGTTGAAGTTCTCGACCCCGATGCCGCACTCGAGGCCGTCCTTGACCTCCTTGACGTCGTCCTTGAAGCGGCGCAGCGACCCCAGTCCGCCCTCGTAGACCGGCACGCCGTCGCGGACGACGCGGACCTTCGCGGAGCGGGTGATGGCGCCGTTGCGCACCAAGCAACCCGCGATCACCCCGACCCCCGATATCTTGAAGATCTGCCGGACCTCCGCGTCACCGAGTATGACTTCCTTCTGCTCGGGCTTCAGCATCCCCTCGAGCGCCGCGCGCACGTCCTCGACCGCCTCGTAGATGATGCGGTACTGCTTGATGTCCACGTGCTCGCGCGCCGCCGACGCGCGGGCGTTGGAGTCCGGCCGGACCTGGAAGCCGATGATGATCGCGCCCGAGGCCTTGGCCAGCAGCACGTCGCTGTCGGTGATCGCGCCGACGCCGCGGTGCACGACCTCGACCCTCACTTCGCCCGTGGAGAGCTGCGACAGCGCGTCGGCCAGCGCTTCGGCCGGGCCGCCCTGGTCGGCCTTGATGATGAGCCGCAGCGCGGCGATGCCGGTCGCTTCCTTCTGCTGGAAGAACTCCTCGAGCGACATCCCGGCGCGGCTGCCGCGGCGGTTCTGGGCCTCGCGGCCGAGCCGCTGGCGTTTCTGCGCGATATCGCGCGCGTGGGCGCTGTCGGCCACCACCGTGAAGGAGTCGCCGGCCTGCGGAACGCCTTCGAAACCGAGGACCTGTACCGGAGTGGAAGGGCCGGCTTCCTTCACGGTGCGGCCGCGCTCGTCCTGGAGCGCGCGCACCCGGCCGGAGTACATCCCGCAGATGAAGTTGGCGCCCACCTTGAGCGTGCCGCTGGTGACGAGCACCGTGGCCACGGGGCCCTTGCCCGGGTCGAGCTGCGCCTCGAGCACCGTCGCCACGGCGGAGCGGTCCGGGTTGGCCTTGAGGTCGAGCAACTCGGCCTGGAGCAGGAGCTGATCGAGCAGCACCGGCACGTTGGTCCCCAGCTTCGCCGAGACCGCGGTCGAGAGCGTCGTACCGCCGAACTCCTCGAGCACGACCTGCTGCTGGAGCAGATCGCGCTTGACCTTGTCCACGTTGGCCGACGGCAGGTCGATCTTGTTGATGGCGACGATCATCGGCACGCCGGCGTTCCTGGCGTGGCTGATCGCCTCGATGGTCTGGGGCATGATCGAGTCGTCCGCCGCCACCACGAGCACCACGATGTCGGTCACCTGGGCGCCGCGGGCGCGCATGGCGGTGAACGCCTCGTGGCCGGGCGTGTCGAGGAACGTGATGCGCTTCCCGCCGGGCAGCTCGACGTGGTACGCGCCGATGTGCTGGGTGATGCCGCCGGCCTCGCCCGCGATGACGTTGGTCTTTCGGATGAAGTCGAGCAGCGACGTCTTGCCGTGGTCCACGTGGCCCATGATGGTGACGACCGGCGAACGCGGCACCAGCGTCTCGGGCGCGTCGGCGGCTTCCGGCTCGGCGGCTTCCGCGACGTAATCCACTTCCTTCACGGCCTGGAACCCGAACTCCGAGCAGATCAACTCGATCTGGTCGAAGTCGAGCCGCTGGTTCACCGTGACCATCATGCCCAGTTCCTTGAAGGCGAAGGTCACGACCTGCGACGCGGGCACCTTGAGGATCTGGGCGAGCTCGGCGACCGAGATGAACTCGTTGACGCGGACCAGCGTCTTCTCGCGTTCCTTCTCTTCGGCGATGCGCGCGGCCTCTACGTCGCCCTTCTCGTCGTCGCGGCGGCGGACCCCCTTCTTGGCGGGGCCGCGAATGGACGCCAGGGTGCGCGCCACGTTCTCGGCCACGGCCTCCTGGTCCACCTGCCACTTCTTGCCCTTCTTCCGCTTCTTCTTGTCGCGCCGGCGGTCGTCCACCGGGCCCGCGCCCGGCGCCGCGGACGCGATCGGGCGTGGCGGCACACCCGCGCCCGGCGTGGCGGAGGCCACGGGCCTGGGCCTGGCCGGCTGCGGGCGCTCGATCCGCGCCGGGATGAACGGCGCGCGGGGCGCCGCCGGCGAGTGATACGAAGTTGGCGTCGTGGGCGTAGGGGGCGACGCGGATGCCACCGGGGCCGGCGGCTCCAGCGGCATCGGGACACGGGACTCGGTCTCCGGCGGCGCGAGCTCCGGCGGGAAGATCGCTTCGACGTCAGGCGCGGCGGGCTCGGCCTCGGGCTCGATCTCGTCGGCGAAGAGCTCGCCCACCTCAGGCTCTTTCTCGGCGGCTTCCGCGGCCGCTACGGCGGCGGCTTCGGCCTCGGCGACCGCCACTTCGGCGGCGGTGCGGCGACGCCGCTTCGGCTTCGCCGCCTCGACCGGGGCGGGAGCAGGAGCCTCCTCCTCGCCCTTCTTCTTGGCGACGGCCCGGCGGCGGCCCTTCGCCGGTTCCGGCTTCGCGGCCTTGCGCTTGTCGCGCTCGATGCGCGACCGGACGCGCGCGATCTTGTCATCCTCGAGCGCGCTCATGTGGCTCCGGACGAAGATCTCCATCTCCCGGAGCAGGCTCATCAGCTCGTCGCTCGTCTTGCCGAGCTCGGCCGCCAGATCGTGCACCCGCGTACTCATGACCAGTTCTTCTCCCCTCGGACTTCCGCCGCCCAATGCGCGCGCAGACCGCGCGCCAACTGCCGGTCCAGCACCGCCACCCCGTGTACCGGCGGCCGGCCCAGCGCCGCGCCCAACCGCTCCGCATCGGGGCCGACCAGCAGCGCCACCTGCCGATGCCCCGCCAGCGCGACCAGGCG
Proteins encoded in this window:
- a CDS encoding bifunctional riboflavin kinase/FAD synthetase produces the protein MLTVGTFDGVHRGHWAVLEEIARRAQASGLKSILVTFEPHPLEIVNPQAAPPLLTLGDEKRMILAQSAVDRVAFLPFTPALQAYPPERFVREILEERFHLAELVIGYDHGFGQGRAGDVELLRAIGREDGFAVDVVPAVMQDGRPISSTMIRRFIAGGDLDHAAAALGRPYSVTGTVVPGAGRGRGIGVPTVNLAPPNPRKLLPPDGVYAATVSWRGGSHGAMLNLGPRPTFGERERALEAHLFAFDGDLYGESVTVEFHRRLRETVRFASADALRLQLEQDRHDALAALRMAGRPVTL
- the truB gene encoding tRNA pseudouridine(55) synthase TruB, giving the protein MLLIDKPAGPTSHDVVRTVRRSLGMKRVGHAGTLDPAASGLLVVLAGRATRLARFIGMLAKRYTGTIRFGFETVTDDADGEPTLRDESWRGRTPGEIEAALAHVGAQPAQMPPAVSAKKVEGERAYHMVRRGEEPGLRSVEVTIHELRLSAFDPSAGEAAIVVDCSTGTYVRAIARDVGRALGTRAHLAALRRTAIGAWRVEDAEPLNAIRDATLPLRPMSEAVAHLPAIEVGEAGGRLFRHGRKFESSEAHQGFVAVFERGELLGVGEFREGLYSPVVGLAS
- the rbfA gene encoding 30S ribosome-binding factor RbfA translates to MKTPGRRPQRVAEAIREVVAVFLQEEARDPRIGLVTVTGVRVTADLKRAVVTFVAHGDAKAQQDSLEGLTHAAVAIRRRVGARLHLRVVPELVFEQDAAIEHASRIDQLLASLRQDEDVAP
- a CDS encoding DUF503 domain-containing protein, which produces MVVGVISWDLHLAGCQSLKDKRRVIKSLKDRLHQRFNVSAAEVDHQDLWQRAALAASVVSNDHRHAEEVLGSCDRLVQAEPLAHIITSETSFQ
- the infB gene encoding translation initiation factor IF-2; this encodes MSTRVHDLAAELGKTSDELMSLLREMEIFVRSHMSALEDDKIARVRSRIERDKRKAAKPEPAKGRRRAVAKKKGEEEAPAPAPVEAAKPKRRRRTAAEVAVAEAEAAAVAAAEAAEKEPEVGELFADEIEPEAEPAAPDVEAIFPPELAPPETESRVPMPLEPPAPVASASPPTPTTPTSYHSPAAPRAPFIPARIERPQPARPRPVASATPGAGVPPRPIASAAPGAGPVDDRRRDKKKRKKGKKWQVDQEAVAENVARTLASIRGPAKKGVRRRDDEKGDVEAARIAEEKEREKTLVRVNEFISVAELAQILKVPASQVVTFAFKELGMMVTVNQRLDFDQIELICSEFGFQAVKEVDYVAEAAEPEAADAPETLVPRSPVVTIMGHVDHGKTSLLDFIRKTNVIAGEAGGITQHIGAYHVELPGGKRITFLDTPGHEAFTAMRARGAQVTDIVVLVVAADDSIMPQTIEAISHARNAGVPMIVAINKIDLPSANVDKVKRDLLQQQVVLEEFGGTTLSTAVSAKLGTNVPVLLDQLLLQAELLDLKANPDRSAVATVLEAQLDPGKGPVATVLVTSGTLKVGANFICGMYSGRVRALQDERGRTVKEAGPSTPVQVLGFEGVPQAGDSFTVVADSAHARDIAQKRQRLGREAQNRRGSRAGMSLEEFFQQKEATGIAALRLIIKADQGGPAEALADALSQLSTGEVRVEVVHRGVGAITDSDVLLAKASGAIIIGFQVRPDSNARASAAREHVDIKQYRIIYEAVEDVRAALEGMLKPEQKEVILGDAEVRQIFKISGVGVIAGCLVRNGAITRSAKVRVVRDGVPVYEGGLGSLRRFKDDVKEVKDGLECGIGVENFNDLKVGDVIEAFRVDSVARSLEAAGPARAE
- a CDS encoding ribosomal L7Ae/L30e/S12e/Gadd45 family protein, which codes for MTDRTRAALGLLGLGAKARRLAIGVDAAREALRRGVAEALVMPSDASERARERLVALAGHRQVALLVGPDAERLGAALGRPPVHGVAVLDRQLARGLRAHWAAEVRGEKNWS